The window ttttttcataaaatttttgaaaactgtttaaaattttcaaagccaAAACAATATTTTGATTAAATAACTATTGTTATAAATTTGTATACAATAATAATCTATTTGAAGAAGAGTATTccgatttttaaaaataattttgttcaaccgaattaCAAGTGCAGCAGAAGTGGGTCCCACCCTTCCCTATGATCTGTCACGGTCAACATGAAATGTCGGCGAGTCGCCAAAACATTTGCTGCCTCAACTGATACAACTTCAAGTTTCCCTCGTTGGGATCCGTGTTCCTTGAATCTTGATCGTCCAATTGGAGATTGGCAACAGTCAGACCAATTACATTTCTATAGCGCTTGGAGGGAATCCCACACCCTAAAAGCAAGATGTTAAAATCGCAACACGACAACCGACGACTGGCGCAGAACTTGAACAGCTTAAAGCTACCCAAATGGAAGGTGATCGAGCCCCGGTCTACCACAGCACCGTCCGATCTTCCGTCAACGGCCAAGATCTCCCTTTGGAACAGCGAAGTGGCCAGAACTGTTCGTCTTGGCGAGCCTCCATGGTTCGATAAAATAAGTGCGCCAATCTCCGCCTTGCGAATGCTTAACCTTCGCTCCTTCACTGATCGAGGAGTAACCAAACAAAGAACCTCTCATCTGCAAGCGGTTCCTAGGGTTTTAATCCCGCCAAGGGTTTCTTTTCTCTGCGTTTTAGCTTGCTTCCGATGTTCCGCGACGAACTATTTCATGCATATTTATGTCTCGCGGAATCTTAACTTTATTGCCTAAAGCTCGTTGCATTGCAAAAGGCAGCAGCTTTACCTGATCGGTGCGGTCAAAATTGGAACTTGGATACCCACTGCTTGGTTACCTCTTTCCTCCCTACTGGTTTTGGCGTTGGGTTTTTTCTTTCACTTTATCCTGCTTTGAGTCCCTTGGATATCGTGTGTCTTTTTTAGCTAATCTAACCAGTTCAGATGACGGCCGATCAATCTTCCCTCTTGTATTGTTTCAATCAATCTGCTTTCTGAGATTCAAATGTTCCTACTTGAAGGTAGAGAAAGATTGCTATATCTTGTGAAATGTGTCATTTTTATATGCTTTATTAATATCTGATTGCTGGGAGAATTGGAGAAGTCGTTTGTTTGAGATGGAGGGAGTAGAAGAAGCTACTCGGGCAGCCGTGGAGAACTGCCACAGAGTGTTGAGCTTACTCACTGAGGGCCAAGATCATCCCTTGGCTTGCAAAAATCTAATGGAAAAGACAGGGGAGGCCATTTCCAGCTTCAACAAGGTTGTTTCCATGCTTAGTAAAGACGTGGGTCATGCAAAACTGAGGCGGCTCAAGAATCCCCAACAGCTTCAATTTAATCGTAGCATTTTCTTAGATCCCACAGCAATATCTAGAGCTGACCTTTCTCCACTATTGCTCCAATTCCTTCCAAGAGACCTATCACAAAAACCAGCCATTGACTTTAACTCCACTGCTAAAATTGCTACACTAACCCCTTCAAGGATGCTTCCTGATAAACCTGGTGTAGAAATGGAGACTGCTTCCAAGAGCAGTGTTCAAGTTGCTTTCAGCAATTATTCACCAGCTCATTTTCATTTCCTCCGCCAGCAGCACAACAGCCAGTTGTTTAAGCTTCAGCAACAGCTCAAGCTCCACAATGGAATGTTTGGGAGAAACAACAACTCGAGTTGCACAGGGACTGTGTCATCTTCTAAGTCCTTTTTGTCATCCCTGAGCATGGATGGGAGCATGGGAGGGCTGGGCTTCAATCTGATTGGTGGGTCAGAGTCGGTCAATCCAATCAACTGGCACTTACACAACAGGAGGTGCACTAGTGGAGGTGATGAAGGCAGTGGCAAATGTGTTAAAACAGGCAGGTGTCACTGCTCAAAGAAGAGGTTGGAGCTTCCCTGACATGATGACTTGATTTCATTTCTTTTTTCTTGCAAGAAGATGTTCTGATTTTGATGAAATCAACCTTTCCTTGTCCTTGTACAGGAAGTTAAGAGTGAGGAGATCCATTAAGGTTCCCGCAATAAGTAACAAGATTGCAGATATCCCTTCTGATGACTACTCTTGGAGGAAGTATGGGCAGAAACCAATCAAAGGATCTCCTCATCCTAGGTATCAAATAGTaaaaaacttatagttttcttggCTTTATAGAACAAAGAATTTAGTTGCTTTTTACAAGACATGCTTATAATTCAAGCCCAACATATTCTTCCCTACTTTGTTGTCATACTAATACTATCTTAGATGAAGTCACCATTGATCATTTTTCTTATTCTTCAAATAAGAAAACTATATGGTTTTATTAGCCATATTGGTTAGCCTTTTAGAACTTTAACTGACATCTAAAATTGTAAATTGCGAAGGATCAGTGCTCATAACATTAGGTAAGTTACTAACTTTCCTCGTAAACATTCACAGCTTTTGTTTGTGCTTTAATTAAAGGGTATTGCTaaatggccagaatctggccagctagaatatATGCATGCATGTATATGCATGGGTATTTTAGTAATTTCATATGACCACATTAATTATATGCATATCCATGCATGCATTTTAATTGGGAGATAGAgatttctagctggccagattctggccagCAAGATTTACTCTTAATTAAAATACCAATTAGCATATGAGACTGTTGGTTATCACATGTTAGTTAAATGTAGGCGCATTATTACTTAATCTGACTTTCTGATACCAAGAATCATGAATTAAGAGCATACTAAATCACTGACATGCAAAACATTAGTCAATAATGAATTTTAGCAACAAAAATTCATCTGcatagattaaaaaaattatggaaaaCTTAGCTCAGTTTCAGAGTAATATCTTCAA is drawn from Zingiber officinale cultivar Zhangliang chromosome 1B, Zo_v1.1, whole genome shotgun sequence and contains these coding sequences:
- the LOC121981880 gene encoding protein WRKY1-like, encoding MEGVEEATRAAVENCHRVLSLLTEGQDHPLACKNLMEKTGEAISSFNKVVSMLSKDVGHAKLRRLKNPQQLQFNRSIFLDPTAISRADLSPLLLQFLPRDLSQKPAIDFNSTAKIATLTPSRMLPDKPGVEMETASKSSVQVAFSNYSPAHFHFLRQQHNSQLFKLQQQLKLHNGMFGRNNNSSCTGTVSSSKSFLSSLSMDGSMGGLGFNLIGGSESVNPINWHLHNRRCTSGGDEGSGKCVKTGRCHCSKKRKLRVRRSIKVPAISNKIADIPSDDYSWRKYGQKPIKGSPHPRGYYKCSSLRGCPARKHVERCVEDPTMLIVTYEGEHNHAKLLTQSVHA